A genomic segment from Roseibium algicola encodes:
- the mmsA gene encoding multiple monosaccharide ABC transporter ATP-binding protein, whose amino-acid sequence MALLSMQNISKTFPGVKALDRVNLDVQKGEIHAVVGENGAGKSTLMKVLSGVYPHGQYDGEIVFEGEPARFSGISDSEKQGIIIIHQELALVPQLSIAENIFLGNECASKGVIDWRKTNQRTEELLAKVGLSEPPTTKVDSIGVGKQQLVEIAKALSKDVKLLILDEPTAALQENDSRKLLDLMLELKAQGVTSIIISHKLNEVRYVADSVTVIRDGMTVSNLDAKAGLSEDDIVRDMVGRDMTHRFPEHSRTPGDVLMEVTDWSVWHPEHSERRVIKNASFNVRAGEVVGIAGLMGSGRTELAMSIFGRSYGRNISGSVKLKGQPIDVSTVDRAIAAGISYVTEDRKALGLVLDETIRFNTTLANLNGVSSGPILKRNEETRVAERYREALAIRTPSVFQKTVNLSGGNQQKVVLAKWLFTAPEVLILDEPTRGIDVGAKYEIYTIINDLAAQGKGVVMISSEMPELLGMCDRVYVMNEGALVGELAAGDASQERIMSLIVNE is encoded by the coding sequence ATGGCACTCCTTTCCATGCAGAACATCAGCAAGACCTTTCCCGGCGTGAAGGCGCTGGACCGGGTCAATCTGGATGTCCAGAAGGGCGAAATTCACGCCGTCGTCGGCGAGAATGGCGCAGGCAAATCCACACTGATGAAGGTTCTGTCCGGCGTCTATCCGCACGGTCAATATGACGGCGAGATTGTTTTTGAAGGTGAACCGGCCCGGTTCTCCGGCATATCGGACAGTGAAAAGCAGGGCATCATCATCATTCACCAGGAACTTGCCCTGGTGCCGCAGCTTTCGATTGCCGAAAACATCTTCCTGGGCAACGAATGCGCCAGCAAGGGCGTGATCGACTGGCGGAAAACCAACCAGCGGACAGAAGAACTGCTCGCCAAGGTCGGTCTCTCGGAGCCCCCGACGACCAAGGTCGACTCCATCGGCGTTGGCAAGCAACAGCTTGTCGAAATCGCCAAGGCCCTGTCGAAGGACGTCAAGCTGTTGATCCTGGACGAACCGACGGCGGCGCTGCAGGAAAACGACAGCCGCAAGCTGCTTGATCTCATGCTGGAACTCAAGGCGCAGGGCGTCACCAGCATCATCATCTCGCACAAGCTCAACGAAGTCCGATATGTCGCGGACAGCGTTACGGTGATCCGTGACGGCATGACCGTGTCGAACCTCGACGCCAAGGCAGGCCTGAGCGAGGACGATATCGTCCGCGACATGGTCGGCCGGGACATGACACATCGGTTCCCGGAGCACAGCCGGACACCGGGCGATGTCCTGATGGAAGTCACGGACTGGTCCGTCTGGCATCCCGAGCATTCCGAACGGCGCGTGATCAAGAACGCTTCCTTCAATGTTCGGGCTGGCGAGGTCGTCGGCATTGCCGGGCTGATGGGATCGGGCCGGACCGAACTGGCCATGTCCATCTTCGGCCGGTCCTATGGCCGTAACATCAGCGGATCGGTGAAGCTCAAGGGCCAGCCGATTGATGTCAGCACCGTGGACCGGGCAATTGCAGCGGGCATCTCCTACGTCACCGAAGACCGCAAGGCCCTCGGGCTGGTTCTGGACGAGACGATCCGGTTCAACACGACGCTTGCCAACCTGAACGGCGTTTCTTCCGGGCCCATCCTCAAGCGCAACGAGGAAACCCGCGTCGCCGAGAGATATCGGGAAGCGCTGGCGATCCGTACGCCGTCGGTGTTCCAGAAAACGGTCAACCTTTCCGGAGGCAATCAGCAGAAGGTGGTGCTGGCCAAATGGCTGTTCACCGCGCCGGAAGTGCTGATCCTGGACGAGCCGACCCGCGGCATCGACGTTGGCGCCAAATATGAAATCTACACCATCATCAACGACCTCGCCGCGCAGGGCAAAGGCGTGGTCATGATCTCGTCGGAAATGCCGGAACTGCTCGGCATGTGCGACCGGGTCTA
- the chvE gene encoding multiple monosaccharide ABC transporter substrate-binding protein — protein MKFVSKALVAVAAAATLMSGVALTGAAMAQDKGSIGIAMPTKSSARWISDGNSMVEQFTEAGYEADLQYAEDDIPNQLAQIENMITKGVDVLVIAAIDGTTLSNALENAAASGIKVIAYDRLIRDSGDVDYYATFDNFKVGVQQATSLVNGLKERFGDGPYNVELFGGSPDDNNAYFFYDGAMSVLQPLIDDGTIVIQSGQMGMDTVGTLRWDGAVAQSRMDNLLSAHYTDKQLHGALSPYDGLSIGILSSLKGVGYGSGDLKMPIVTGQDAEVPSVKSILAGEQYSTVFKDTRELARVTVGMVDALLGGGEPEINDTTTYDNGVKVVPSYLLEPVSVDASNWEEILIGSGYYTADQVK, from the coding sequence ATGAAATTTGTTTCCAAGGCGCTTGTCGCGGTAGCGGCAGCAGCAACCCTTATGTCCGGCGTGGCGCTGACCGGCGCAGCAATGGCCCAGGACAAAGGCTCCATCGGCATCGCCATGCCGACGAAATCCTCGGCACGCTGGATCTCCGACGGCAATTCCATGGTCGAGCAGTTCACCGAAGCCGGCTATGAAGCAGACCTGCAGTACGCAGAAGACGATATTCCGAACCAGCTCGCCCAGATCGAAAACATGATCACCAAGGGTGTGGACGTTCTGGTGATCGCAGCCATCGACGGCACCACGCTTTCCAATGCTCTTGAAAATGCGGCCGCATCCGGCATCAAGGTCATCGCCTACGACCGCCTGATCCGTGACAGCGGCGACGTCGACTATTACGCGACTTTCGACAACTTCAAGGTCGGCGTGCAGCAGGCAACGTCTCTCGTGAACGGCTTGAAAGAGCGGTTCGGCGACGGCCCCTACAATGTCGAACTCTTTGGCGGTTCTCCGGACGATAACAACGCCTACTTCTTCTACGACGGTGCGATGTCCGTTCTGCAGCCGCTGATCGACGATGGCACGATCGTCATCCAGTCCGGCCAGATGGGCATGGACACCGTCGGTACGCTGCGTTGGGACGGTGCAGTTGCGCAGTCTCGCATGGATAACCTGTTGTCCGCTCACTACACCGACAAGCAGCTGCACGGCGCTCTCAGCCCGTATGACGGCCTGTCCATCGGCATCCTGTCTTCTCTCAAGGGTGTCGGCTACGGTTCCGGCGATCTGAAGATGCCGATCGTCACCGGTCAGGACGCCGAAGTCCCGTCCGTGAAGTCGATCCTGGCCGGCGAGCAGTACTCGACCGTTTTCAAGGATACCCGTGAACTTGCCCGCGTCACTGTCGGCATGGTTGATGCCCTGCTGGGTGGCGGCGAGCCGGAAATCAACGACACCACCACCTACGACAACGGTGTGAAGGTTGTTCCGTCCTACCTGCTGGAGCCGGTTTCCGTCGACGCCAGCAACTGGGAAGAGATCCTGATCGGAAGCGGTTACTACACTGCAGACCAGGTCAAATAA
- a CDS encoding LysR substrate-binding domain-containing protein: MSLDLLRRGMKISHLRLLAELAKHTRLTDAASALGMSQPAASRLISEVERVAEADIYVRSGRGIELTDIGHKLAERCVRILQEFADAGRDIEQHKSGQSGHVSIGSVTGPAIEYVLPAIRHVRLSYPDISISVEVGPSLDLAPMLEDGRLDFSLSRVPVDEDPDLFEERPLLREPACLVARTDHPLTRLAAPVPAEALLGFDWVLPPVGAPIRTTTEQALRDKGLGLPTKVLTTSSFLFTVTTVQRTNAIAAVAQSVASSFAENADGSPGTITALESDLTLSVETYSFLTRKGQVLTPVARIVAREVLRAITGETILA, translated from the coding sequence ATGAGCTTGGACTTGCTGCGGCGGGGAATGAAAATCTCCCACTTGCGATTGCTCGCGGAGCTTGCAAAACACACTCGCCTCACCGACGCAGCAAGCGCTCTCGGCATGTCGCAACCGGCCGCTTCGCGTCTGATTTCCGAAGTTGAGCGCGTGGCGGAAGCCGACATTTACGTGCGATCGGGCCGCGGAATCGAGTTGACCGACATCGGCCACAAACTGGCCGAACGCTGTGTGCGCATCCTGCAGGAGTTTGCCGATGCGGGACGCGATATCGAACAGCACAAGTCCGGCCAGAGCGGGCACGTCAGCATCGGGTCGGTGACGGGCCCTGCAATCGAATATGTCCTGCCCGCAATACGTCACGTGCGCCTCAGCTACCCGGATATTTCCATTTCGGTGGAAGTCGGTCCCAGTCTCGATCTGGCACCGATGCTGGAGGACGGGCGGCTCGACTTTTCCCTCAGCCGCGTGCCGGTGGATGAAGATCCGGACCTGTTCGAGGAACGCCCTCTCCTGCGCGAACCTGCCTGCCTTGTCGCCCGGACGGATCATCCGCTGACCCGCCTCGCAGCACCTGTACCTGCAGAAGCCCTATTGGGTTTTGACTGGGTCCTTCCTCCTGTTGGCGCCCCGATCCGCACCACGACGGAACAGGCATTGCGCGACAAGGGGCTTGGACTGCCCACCAAGGTGCTGACGACGTCTTCGTTCCTGTTCACGGTTACGACTGTGCAGCGTACCAACGCGATTGCCGCTGTCGCCCAATCGGTTGCCTCAAGCTTTGCAGAAAATGCAGACGGAAGTCCGGGCACGATCACGGCCCTTGAAAGCGATCTCACCTTGTCGGTTGAGACCTATTCCTTCCTGACCCGAAAAGGCCAGGTTCTGACGCCTGTCGCCCGGATCGTGGCACGCGAAGTCCTGCGGGCAATCACGGGCGAAACGATACTCGCGTGA
- a CDS encoding bifunctional metallophosphatase/5'-nucleotidase: MKKRFLSAAVLSVTTALSTAAYADYSLTILHTNDFHSRIEPINKYDSTCGEEDNAEGKCFGGTARLDTIIKDRRAASNNTILVDGGDQFQGTLFYTYYKGKAAAEFMNKLGYDGMTVGNHEFDDGPEVLRGFMDAVEFPVLMSNADVSKEPQLADVLKPSIVIERGGEKIGLIGLTPEDTDELASPGANISFTDPVAAVTREAEKLAAEGVNKIIVLSHSGYNVDKEVAAKAPGIDVIVGGHSNTYLSNTSDDAEGPYPTMIDGPDGTPTAVVQAYAYGKFLGELNVTFDDNGVITEAAGEPIIIDNTIVENPELVSRIKELAEPLDEIRKEVVAQADAPIGADREVCRAQACEMGILVADAMLDRVKGQGVQIAIQNGGGLRASIDAGEITKGEVLTVLPFQNTLSTFELKGSDVIAALENGVSQVEEGAGRFPQVAGLKYSFDKTKPAGERISDVMVMEGDSYVPLDSEKVYGVVSNNYMRGGGDGYKIFATNGMNAYDFGPDLADVVSEYLAGKNGYSAYTDDRITVK; encoded by the coding sequence ATGAAAAAACGTTTTCTGAGCGCCGCAGTGCTGTCCGTGACCACGGCACTGTCGACGGCAGCCTATGCCGATTATTCGCTGACAATCTTGCATACCAACGACTTCCACAGCCGCATCGAGCCGATCAACAAGTACGATTCGACCTGCGGTGAAGAGGACAATGCAGAAGGCAAATGCTTCGGTGGCACGGCGCGCCTCGACACGATCATCAAAGATCGCCGCGCGGCCAGCAACAACACGATCCTCGTCGACGGTGGTGACCAGTTCCAGGGCACGCTGTTCTATACCTATTACAAGGGCAAGGCTGCCGCCGAGTTCATGAACAAGCTCGGCTACGACGGAATGACCGTCGGCAACCATGAATTTGATGATGGACCTGAAGTCCTGCGCGGCTTCATGGATGCGGTGGAGTTTCCGGTCCTGATGTCCAACGCGGATGTGTCGAAGGAGCCTCAGCTTGCCGACGTGCTGAAGCCTTCGATCGTCATCGAACGCGGCGGTGAGAAGATCGGCCTGATCGGCCTGACGCCGGAGGACACGGATGAACTGGCCAGCCCCGGCGCGAATATTTCCTTCACCGATCCGGTTGCGGCCGTAACCCGCGAAGCGGAGAAACTTGCTGCCGAAGGCGTCAACAAGATCATCGTCCTCAGCCACTCCGGCTATAACGTCGACAAGGAAGTTGCTGCCAAGGCACCTGGCATCGACGTGATTGTCGGCGGCCACTCCAACACTTACCTGTCCAACACGTCGGACGATGCCGAAGGCCCGTATCCGACCATGATCGACGGTCCGGATGGAACGCCGACGGCCGTCGTTCAGGCCTACGCCTACGGCAAGTTCCTGGGCGAACTGAACGTGACCTTTGACGACAATGGCGTCATCACGGAAGCTGCCGGTGAGCCGATCATTATCGACAACACCATCGTCGAAAATCCGGAACTTGTTTCCCGCATCAAGGAACTCGCGGAACCGCTCGACGAAATCCGCAAGGAAGTCGTTGCCCAGGCCGATGCTCCCATCGGCGCCGACCGGGAAGTCTGCCGGGCCCAGGCTTGCGAAATGGGGATCCTGGTCGCAGATGCCATGCTTGATCGCGTCAAGGGCCAGGGTGTCCAGATCGCCATCCAGAACGGCGGTGGTCTGCGTGCCTCCATCGACGCCGGTGAGATCACCAAGGGCGAAGTCCTGACGGTGCTGCCGTTCCAGAACACGCTGTCCACTTTCGAACTGAAGGGGTCCGATGTGATCGCGGCTCTAGAAAACGGTGTCAGCCAGGTGGAAGAGGGCGCGGGCCGTTTCCCGCAAGTGGCCGGTCTTAAGTATTCCTTCGACAAGACCAAACCTGCCGGGGAGCGGATCTCCGATGTCATGGTGATGGAAGGCGACAGCTACGTTCCGCTGGATTCGGAAAAGGTCTATGGCGTGGTGTCCAACAACTACATGCGCGGTGGCGGCGACGGCTACAAGATCTTCGCGACCAACGGCATGAACGCCTATGACTTCGGACCGGACCTGGCCGATGTGGTTTCCGAGTATCTTGCAGGCAAGAACGGTTACTCAGCCTACACGGACGACCGGATTACCGTGAAATAA
- the yacG gene encoding DNA gyrase inhibitor YacG, with protein MADSQKPERRMRPCPICSKLSTPDDYPFCSDRCAKIDLNRWFSEGYTIPVVETDDIDESNFPDEDRS; from the coding sequence ATGGCCGACAGCCAGAAACCCGAACGGCGCATGCGCCCCTGTCCAATCTGCTCGAAATTGTCGACGCCGGACGATTATCCGTTCTGCTCGGATCGCTGCGCCAAGATCGATCTGAACCGCTGGTTCTCCGAGGGGTACACCATACCCGTGGTGGAGACCGACGATATCGACGAGAGCAATTTCCCGGACGAAGACCGCTCCTGA
- a CDS encoding Maf-like protein — protein sequence MTNAPQLILASASPRRLALLQQIGLEPDHLLPADIDETPKKHETPRSLALRLARAKAEAVRQMADASEAMQDSVVLAADTVVAVGRRALPKAELTDQALMCLSLLSGRGHRVFTGVAVAEANGKVRSKLVETRVRFKRLTRKDMDDYISSGEWRGKAGGYAIQGLAGSFVVKLVGSYPAVVGLPLVETANLLSSAGYPVHQGWATAAA from the coding sequence ATGACCAATGCCCCTCAGTTGATCCTGGCCTCCGCCTCGCCGCGCCGCCTCGCGCTGCTGCAGCAGATCGGACTGGAGCCGGATCACCTCCTGCCGGCCGATATCGACGAAACGCCGAAGAAGCATGAAACACCGCGCAGTCTTGCGCTGCGCCTTGCACGTGCAAAGGCTGAAGCCGTTCGTCAGATGGCCGATGCGTCCGAAGCGATGCAGGACAGTGTGGTGCTGGCTGCCGATACCGTGGTTGCGGTCGGCCGCCGGGCCTTGCCCAAGGCGGAGCTGACCGATCAGGCGCTCATGTGCCTGTCTCTCCTGTCGGGCCGTGGCCATCGGGTGTTCACCGGGGTGGCCGTTGCAGAGGCAAACGGCAAGGTCCGTTCCAAGCTTGTCGAAACCCGCGTGCGGTTCAAACGCCTGACTCGCAAGGACATGGACGACTATATTTCCTCCGGCGAGTGGCGTGGCAAGGCAGGCGGATATGCCATTCAGGGGCTCGCGGGAAGTTTTGTCGTAAAACTGGTCGGATCCTACCCGGCGGTGGTCGGACTGCCCCTGGTGGAAACCGCGAACCTGCTGAGTTCAGCCGGATACCCTGTGCATCAGGGCTGGGCGACAGCGGCAGCCTGA
- the infA gene encoding translation initiation factor IF-1 translates to MAKEEALEFPGVVTELLPNATFRVKLENDHEIIAHTAGRMRKNRIRVLAGDKVLVEMTPYDLTKGRITYRFK, encoded by the coding sequence ATGGCCAAAGAAGAAGCTCTGGAGTTTCCGGGCGTCGTAACAGAACTGTTGCCGAACGCGACGTTCCGCGTAAAACTGGAAAATGATCACGAAATTATTGCCCACACGGCAGGGCGTATGCGCAAGAACCGTATCCGCGTACTGGCGGGCGACAAGGTTCTTGTAGAAATGACCCCGTATGATCTTACCAAGGGGCGGATCACCTACCGCTTCAAGTAA
- a CDS encoding GNAT family N-acetyltransferase: MKFEITSQVLTDRLVLRPMEPGDAVALHAYQSLPEVARFQFWEPRSLEEIRSKLTKWADMKCLDGEGTLALAVEERKDGGVIGDVSLRVTNVEARQGTIGFTLNPQYQGRGFATEAGRALLRMGFEDLGLHRIFASCDARNNASWGVMERLGMRREAHFREHALFKGGWDEEFYYAILEDEWREQQENAGFSGVNPAGNGDRRQ; the protein is encoded by the coding sequence ATGAAATTCGAAATCACGTCGCAGGTCCTGACGGACCGGCTGGTACTGCGTCCCATGGAGCCAGGCGATGCGGTGGCACTCCATGCCTACCAGTCTCTGCCGGAGGTTGCTCGTTTCCAGTTCTGGGAACCACGGAGCCTGGAGGAAATCCGGTCGAAACTGACCAAATGGGCGGACATGAAGTGCCTGGATGGTGAAGGGACACTGGCGTTAGCGGTAGAGGAACGGAAGGACGGTGGTGTCATCGGTGACGTTTCGTTGAGGGTGACGAACGTGGAGGCGCGCCAGGGCACCATCGGGTTCACGTTGAATCCCCAATATCAGGGCAGGGGCTTTGCCACGGAGGCTGGCCGCGCGCTGCTGCGCATGGGGTTCGAGGATCTGGGACTGCACCGCATCTTCGCCAGCTGCGACGCCCGCAACAATGCGTCCTGGGGAGTGATGGAGCGCCTGGGTATGCGCAGGGAGGCCCATTTTCGCGAGCATGCCCTGTTCAAGGGTGGCTGGGATGAAGAGTTCTATTACGCAATTCTTGAAGATGAGTGGCGTGAACAGCAGGAAAATGCCGGGTTTTCCGGCGTAAATCCGGCAGGAAATGGCGATCGCAGGCAGTGA
- a CDS encoding arsenate-mycothiol transferase ArsC: MAGPGMRPTAVLFACGMNSVRSPMAEALTAKLFPGQIYVRSAGVRSGKVDPFVDAVMAEIGVDMSRHTPKTFEDLDESGFDLVVTLAPEAHHKALDMTRTESVEVEYWPTLDPTLATGSREQILGEYRAVRDQLMMRIKKRLDWAPPPSG; the protein is encoded by the coding sequence ATGGCCGGGCCGGGCATGCGTCCGACTGCGGTGCTTTTTGCCTGCGGAATGAATTCCGTACGCTCGCCCATGGCCGAGGCTCTGACGGCCAAACTCTTTCCCGGCCAGATTTATGTGCGTTCCGCCGGTGTCCGTTCCGGCAAGGTTGACCCGTTCGTGGACGCGGTCATGGCCGAAATAGGCGTCGACATGAGCCGGCACACGCCGAAGACATTCGAGGATCTGGACGAATCCGGGTTCGATCTTGTGGTCACTCTCGCTCCCGAGGCACACCACAAGGCGCTCGACATGACGAGAACGGAATCGGTCGAAGTCGAATACTGGCCGACACTCGATCCGACCCTTGCCACCGGCAGCCGGGAGCAGATCCTGGGCGAGTACCGGGCAGTGCGCGATCAGCTCATGATGCGCATCAAGAAGCGCCTGGACTGGGCGCCGCCGCCAAGCGGCTGA
- a CDS encoding UPF0262 family protein codes for MSEPHPDPEPQQTGGKLVDVVLDEASIARSTPEVEHDRAVAIYDLIEENAFQPVGHPPASYVLNLSVIEKKLVFRIRTDDDKEVVTHVLSLSPLRKIVKDYDLICESYYEAIRHATPSQIEAIDMGRRGVHNEGSAILMERLEGKIEVDMQTARRLFTLVYALHWKG; via the coding sequence ATGAGCGAACCGCACCCGGATCCCGAACCGCAACAAACCGGCGGAAAGCTGGTTGATGTGGTTTTGGACGAAGCCTCTATCGCCCGGTCCACACCGGAAGTGGAGCATGACCGTGCTGTTGCGATCTACGACCTGATTGAGGAAAACGCGTTTCAGCCCGTCGGGCATCCGCCTGCGAGCTATGTTCTCAACCTGTCGGTAATCGAAAAGAAGCTGGTTTTCCGGATCAGGACCGATGACGACAAGGAAGTCGTCACTCATGTTTTGTCACTGTCTCCGCTGCGCAAGATCGTCAAGGACTACGACCTGATCTGCGAAAGCTATTACGAGGCTATCCGCCACGCGACACCGAGCCAGATCGAGGCGATCGACATGGGGCGGCGCGGGGTGCACAACGAAGGCTCTGCCATTTTGATGGAGCGGCTGGAAGGGAAGATAGAAGTCGACATGCAGACGGCACGACGGCTGTTTACCCTCGTTTACGCCTTGCACTGGAAGGGCTGA
- the hisD gene encoding histidinol dehydrogenase: MENCVVLRLNINDARFEDQFKALLSGKREVSEDVDQIVRDILERVRTEGDKAVLDYTARFDRLQAESMAELTVSAAEIDAALAKVPQETLDALQLAHDRIHAHHARQMPKDDRYTDPIGVELGSLWTAVEAVGIYVPGGTASYPSSVLMNAVPAKVAGVERIVMVVPSPDGVLNPLVLAAARIAGVTEIYRIGGAQAVAALAYGTQTIAPVAKIVGPGNAFVAAAKRRVFGTVGIDMIAGPSEVLILADSGNNADWLAADLLAQAEHDTAAQSILITDSEDLANQVEAAVEAQLKTLPREDVARASWQDYGAIILVDDLEAAMPLANRIAPEHLELAVADPEALLKKVRNAGAVFLGHYTPEAIGDYVGGSNHVLPTARSARFSSGLSVLEFVKRTSILKCNADNLRQLGPAAIALGESEGLSAHARSVSIRLNL, translated from the coding sequence ATGGAGAATTGCGTGGTTCTACGCCTTAACATCAACGACGCCCGCTTCGAAGACCAGTTCAAGGCTCTCCTTTCCGGCAAACGGGAAGTGTCGGAGGATGTCGACCAGATCGTGCGGGACATACTCGAGCGTGTTCGCACGGAAGGCGACAAGGCAGTCCTCGACTATACGGCAAGGTTCGACCGGCTGCAGGCCGAGAGCATGGCCGAACTGACGGTGTCCGCCGCAGAAATTGATGCCGCGCTTGCAAAGGTGCCGCAGGAGACGCTGGACGCCCTGCAGCTTGCCCACGACCGCATTCACGCCCACCATGCCCGCCAGATGCCGAAGGACGACCGCTATACCGATCCCATCGGCGTGGAACTCGGTTCGCTCTGGACCGCAGTCGAGGCTGTCGGCATCTATGTGCCCGGTGGTACCGCGAGCTACCCGAGTTCGGTTCTGATGAATGCCGTGCCGGCCAAGGTCGCGGGCGTGGAACGCATCGTCATGGTGGTTCCGAGCCCGGACGGGGTATTGAACCCGCTGGTGCTGGCTGCCGCCAGAATTGCCGGTGTCACGGAAATCTACCGTATTGGCGGTGCACAGGCCGTTGCTGCTCTTGCCTATGGAACGCAGACCATTGCCCCGGTCGCCAAGATCGTCGGTCCGGGCAATGCCTTTGTGGCGGCTGCCAAGCGCCGTGTCTTCGGCACTGTCGGCATCGACATGATCGCGGGCCCGTCCGAAGTGCTGATCCTGGCCGACAGCGGCAACAATGCCGACTGGCTTGCTGCCGATCTGCTGGCACAGGCCGAACACGATACCGCTGCGCAGTCAATCCTGATCACCGACAGCGAAGACCTCGCGAATCAGGTGGAAGCTGCGGTCGAAGCGCAGTTGAAAACGTTGCCGCGCGAAGATGTTGCCCGTGCCAGCTGGCAGGATTACGGAGCAATCATCCTGGTGGACGATCTGGAGGCGGCAATGCCGCTAGCCAACCGAATTGCTCCCGAACACCTGGAACTTGCCGTTGCCGATCCGGAAGCGCTGCTGAAGAAGGTGCGCAACGCAGGCGCCGTGTTCCTGGGCCATTATACGCCTGAAGCCATTGGCGACTATGTCGGCGGCTCCAATCATGTGTTGCCGACCGCGCGGTCGGCTCGCTTTTCGTCGGGTCTGAGCGTGCTGGAATTCGTCAAACGCACCTCGATCCTGAAATGCAATGCGGATAATCTGCGTCAGCTCGGGCCGGCGGCAATCGCTCTTGGTGAATCAGAGGGGTTGTCGGCGCACGCGCGCTCTGTTTCCATCAGACTGAATTTGTAG
- a CDS encoding DUF2948 family protein yields MDQLKLAALDQEDLQVLSAHLQDAVITIADIRYLPKEQKAVFVLNRFVWDKEADKRSKEHERRRTALAFAQVRGMKAQNINQKAKGAVLELLAVTFEPGEEPAGTIQLAFAGGGSLALEVDCIEAQLSDLGAAWSTPNLPQHDLS; encoded by the coding sequence ATGGACCAGCTGAAACTTGCCGCCCTTGACCAGGAAGACCTTCAGGTTCTTTCCGCCCATCTGCAGGACGCGGTGATCACCATCGCGGATATCCGCTATCTGCCGAAGGAGCAGAAGGCCGTGTTCGTGTTGAACCGGTTCGTGTGGGACAAGGAAGCCGACAAGCGATCGAAGGAACATGAGCGCCGCCGCACGGCTCTCGCCTTTGCGCAGGTCAGGGGCATGAAGGCGCAGAACATCAACCAGAAGGCCAAGGGTGCCGTCCTGGAATTGCTCGCCGTGACCTTCGAGCCGGGCGAAGAGCCGGCCGGCACGATCCAGCTCGCCTTTGCAGGTGGTGGCAGCCTTGCGCTCGAGGTGGACTGCATCGAGGCGCAACTGTCGGACCTGGGCGCCGCATGGTCCACGCCGAACCTGCCGCAACACGACCTCAGCTGA
- a CDS encoding DUF3124 domain-containing protein, whose translation MLKRSTCLGLLAGSLLLFQTPMDVQSQDFTEKVLGETIYVPAYSRVFSHPNRSDLLAATLAIHNVDPEATITLQQVDYHNEDGTLLRTLLDAPVDLAPLQSKTVLIPINDTTGGVGANFLLVWSSDSGALSPIAEAIMTSGSGGPGPSFTSRGRVIKLQTAQ comes from the coding sequence ATGCTGAAACGATCCACCTGCCTCGGCCTGCTGGCAGGCAGCCTGCTTCTTTTCCAGACGCCGATGGATGTCCAGTCACAGGATTTTACCGAGAAGGTTCTGGGTGAGACCATATATGTCCCGGCCTATTCGCGGGTCTTTTCCCATCCGAACAGGTCCGACCTTCTGGCGGCAACACTTGCCATCCACAATGTCGACCCTGAAGCCACCATTACGTTGCAGCAGGTCGATTATCACAACGAGGATGGCACCTTGCTGCGCACTCTGCTTGATGCGCCGGTGGACCTTGCGCCCCTGCAGTCGAAAACAGTGCTGATCCCGATCAACGACACCACTGGCGGCGTCGGGGCGAATTTCCTTCTCGTGTGGTCGTCGGATAGCGGCGCCCTCAGCCCCATCGCAGAAGCCATCATGACCAGTGGCAGCGGCGGTCCCGGCCCCTCTTTCACGTCACGAGGCCGGGTGATCAAGCTGCAAACGGCGCAGTAG